A genomic segment from Triticum dicoccoides isolate Atlit2015 ecotype Zavitan chromosome 1A, WEW_v2.0, whole genome shotgun sequence encodes:
- the LOC119292886 gene encoding WRKY transcription factor WRKY24-like, with protein sequence MEDTAATLAAELDRLLSMARELEARVDDDQGAPGAARELCAALAESVDRAMRLAGSSPRGGDGGGNAGTGRASASGQVKGGRKAAANKVRTQVRVASVTDAGPLNDGLSWRKYGQKDILGAAYPRAYFRCTHRHTQGCQATKQVQRAHADPLLFDVVYLGAHTCAQAAAVLAGPEQQPPAAFALEHQQSSPPEGIQWPVEPVTPPPFLSSPAGCYTPGSPWCELAGSYGYAAGGGLGADMEYAYDQFDEMFLNLPEVFQPDGPNL encoded by the coding sequence ATGGAGGACACGGCGGCGACGCTGGCGGCGGAGCTGGACCGGCTGCTGTCCATGGCGAGGGAGCTGGAGGCGCGCGTCGACGACGACCAGGGCGCGCCGGGCGCCGCCAGGGAGCTCTGCGCCGCGCTGGCCGAGTCCGTCGACCGGGCCATGCGCCTCGCCGGGAGCAGCccgcgcggcggcgacggcgggggcaaTGCCGGCACCGGCAGGGCGAGCGCGAGCGGGCAGGTCAAGGGCGGCAGGAAGGCGGCGGCGAACAAGGTGCGGACGCAGGTGCGGGTGGCGTCGGTGACGGACGCGGGGCCGCTCAACGACGGGCTCAGCTGGCGCAAGTACGGCCAGAAGGACATCCTGGGCGCCGCGTACCCCAGGGCATACTTCCGGTGCACGCACCGGCACACGCAGGGCTGCCAGGCCACCAAGCAGGTCCAGCGCGCCCACGCCGACCCGCTGCTCTTCGACGTCGTGTACCTCGGCGCGCACACCTGCGCCCAGGCCGCCGCGGTCCTCGCCGGCCCGGAGCAGCAGCCTCCTGCTGCCTTCGCCCTGGAGCACCAGCAGAGCTCGCCGCCGGAAGGGATTCAGTGGCCGGTAGAGCCCGTGACGCCGCCCCCCTTCCTCTCCTCGCCGGCCGGCTGCTACACGCCGGGAAGCCCCTGGTGCGAGCTTGCCGGCAGCTACGGCTACGCTGCCGGCGGGGGGCTCGGGGCTGACATGGAGTATGCGTACGACCAGTTCGACGAAATGTTCTTGAATCTGCCCGAGGTTTTCCAACCGGATGGTCCGAACCTGTAG